In Palleronia sp. LCG004, a single window of DNA contains:
- a CDS encoding glycine--tRNA ligase subunit alpha translates to MNRPRCFQDIILALQSYWAEAGCAVLQPYDMEVGAGTFHPATTLRALGPRAWSAAYVQPSRRPTDGRYGDSPNRWQHYYQFQVIVKPSPPDLQALYLGSLAAIGIDAELHDIRFVEDDWESPTLGAWGLGWEVWCDGMEVSQFTYFQQVGGHDCHPVSGELTYGLERLAMYVLGYDDGNAMPFNPPDAPIPLTYGDVFREAEAQYARWNFDVADTETLLRHFVDAEAEAARILAEPETDPRTGRHIVMAQPAYDQAIKASHIFNLLDARGVISVTERQAYIGRVRALTRACADAFLATDAGGRAA, encoded by the coding sequence ATGAACCGGCCGCGCTGTTTCCAGGACATCATCCTCGCGCTCCAGAGCTATTGGGCCGAGGCAGGCTGCGCGGTGCTGCAGCCCTACGACATGGAGGTCGGGGCGGGCACGTTCCACCCGGCCACCACGCTGCGCGCGCTCGGCCCGCGGGCCTGGTCCGCAGCCTATGTCCAGCCGTCGCGCAGGCCGACCGATGGCCGCTATGGCGACAGCCCGAACCGCTGGCAGCATTATTACCAGTTCCAGGTGATCGTGAAGCCGTCGCCGCCGGATCTCCAGGCGCTCTATCTCGGGTCGCTGGCCGCGATCGGCATCGACGCAGAGCTGCACGACATCCGCTTCGTCGAGGACGATTGGGAAAGCCCGACCCTCGGGGCCTGGGGCCTCGGCTGGGAGGTGTGGTGCGACGGCATGGAGGTGAGCCAGTTCACCTATTTCCAGCAGGTCGGCGGCCACGATTGCCACCCCGTCTCGGGCGAGCTGACCTACGGGCTGGAACGCCTCGCGATGTACGTGCTGGGCTATGACGACGGCAACGCGATGCCGTTCAATCCGCCCGACGCGCCCATTCCGCTGACCTATGGCGACGTCTTCCGCGAGGCGGAGGCGCAATATGCCCGCTGGAACTTCGACGTGGCCGACACGGAAACCCTGCTTCGCCACTTCGTCGATGCGGAGGCCGAGGCCGCGCGCATCCTGGCCGAGCCGGAAACCGATCCCCGCACCGGTCGCCACATCGTCATGGCGCAGCCCGCCTACGACCAGGCGATCAAGGCGAGCCACATCTTCAACCTGCTCGATGCGCGGGGCGTGATTTCGGTCACGGAGCGTCAGGCCTATATCGGTCGGGTGCGCGCGCTGACGCGGGCCTGCGCAGACGCGTTCCTCGCCACGGATGCCGGCGGAAGGGCCGCATGA
- a CDS encoding alpha/beta hydrolase translates to MSNDDAYDNSGHIPDAASYPPRWEAEALAFRHALGPRAVTNWSYGDNVRQVFDLFMPEDPPKGLMVFIHGGYWRRFEPGIWSAFAQGGLDAGWAVVMPGYTLAPEARISRITREIVQALSFMAETVPGPIRLSGHSAGGHLVARMLCGDAMLPAAVAARIEGCVPISPLGDLRPLIDTAMNADLGLTEREAAGESPTLLGRGLDVPVTVWVGGAERPAFVDQARGLAAAWGAPCEIVEGRHHFDVIDDLKDRDSALMRAILG, encoded by the coding sequence ATGTCGAACGACGACGCCTACGACAACAGTGGCCATATTCCCGACGCCGCCAGCTATCCCCCCCGCTGGGAGGCCGAAGCCCTTGCGTTCCGTCATGCGCTCGGCCCGCGCGCGGTCACGAACTGGAGCTACGGCGACAACGTGCGGCAGGTCTTCGACCTCTTCATGCCCGAGGACCCGCCGAAGGGCCTGATGGTGTTCATTCACGGAGGCTATTGGCGGCGGTTCGAGCCCGGGATCTGGTCCGCGTTCGCGCAAGGGGGGCTGGATGCGGGCTGGGCGGTGGTGATGCCGGGATACACGCTCGCCCCGGAGGCGCGCATTTCGCGCATCACGCGCGAGATCGTCCAGGCATTGAGCTTCATGGCGGAGACGGTCCCCGGTCCCATCAGGCTTTCCGGCCACTCCGCAGGCGGGCATCTGGTCGCGCGGATGCTTTGCGGTGACGCGATGCTGCCCGCCGCCGTCGCCGCGCGGATCGAGGGATGCGTGCCGATTTCGCCGCTCGGCGATCTGCGACCGTTGATCGACACCGCGATGAACGCGGATCTGGGCCTGACTGAGCGTGAGGCGGCAGGCGAAAGCCCCACGCTGCTGGGGCGGGGGCTCGATGTGCCGGTAACGGTCTGGGTCGGCGGGGCGGAACGACCGGCCTTCGTCGATCAGGCGCGTGGCCTCGCCGCCGCCTGGGGCGCACCCTGCGAGATCGTCGAGGGTCGCCACCATTTCGACGTGATCGACGACCTCAAGGATCGCGACAGCGCCCTCATGCGGGCGATCCTCGGCTGA
- a CDS encoding FAD-linked oxidase C-terminal domain-containing protein — MDMPVPNAAILSRKADVVRRLEGALPPGTVIHEPNETRAYECDALTAYKCAPLAVVLPRSTEEVATVLKICHDERVPVVPRGSGTSLAGGALPTADCVILGVARLNEVIETNYPDRYIRVQSGRTNLSVTGAVEEDGFFYAPDPSSQLACAIAGNIAMNSGGAHCLKYGVTTNNLLGVTMVMMDGTVTEIGGGHLDASGYDLLGLICGSEGQLGVVTEATLRILPKPEGARPVLIGFSSNEVAGACVSDIIKAGVLPVAIEFMDRPCIRATEAFAGAGYPDCEALLIVEVEGSEAEIDEQLGKITAIARTHNPVELRESGSPEESARIWLGRKSAFGAMGQINDYICLDGTIPVNELPKVLGGIRDLSGKYGLDVANVFHAGDGNMHPLILFDANKEGDLDKAEEMGADILRLCVEVGGCLTGEHGVGVEKRDLMEAQFTPDDLEAQLRVKDVFDPDWLLNPAKVFPLSVTETRRIAAE; from the coding sequence ATGGACATGCCTGTACCGAATGCCGCCATTCTGTCGCGCAAGGCGGATGTCGTGCGCCGTCTCGAAGGGGCGCTGCCCCCGGGGACGGTGATCCACGAACCGAACGAGACGCGCGCCTACGAATGCGACGCGCTCACCGCCTACAAATGCGCGCCCCTCGCGGTGGTCCTGCCGCGTTCGACCGAAGAGGTCGCGACGGTCCTGAAGATCTGCCACGACGAACGCGTCCCGGTCGTGCCGCGCGGATCGGGCACGTCGCTTGCAGGTGGGGCGTTGCCGACCGCCGATTGCGTCATTCTGGGGGTCGCGCGGCTCAACGAGGTGATCGAGACGAATTACCCCGACCGTTATATCCGCGTGCAGAGCGGGCGCACCAATCTGAGCGTCACCGGCGCGGTCGAGGAGGACGGGTTCTTCTACGCGCCCGATCCGTCCTCGCAGCTGGCCTGTGCGATCGCGGGCAACATCGCGATGAATTCGGGCGGGGCGCATTGCCTGAAATACGGCGTGACGACGAACAACCTGCTGGGCGTCACGATGGTGATGATGGACGGCACCGTGACCGAGATCGGGGGCGGGCATCTCGACGCGTCGGGCTATGACCTTCTGGGGCTCATCTGCGGCTCCGAAGGGCAGCTGGGCGTCGTGACCGAAGCGACGCTCAGGATCCTGCCGAAGCCCGAAGGCGCGCGGCCCGTTCTGATCGGGTTTTCCTCGAACGAGGTCGCGGGCGCCTGCGTCAGCGACATCATCAAGGCCGGTGTCCTGCCGGTCGCGATCGAGTTCATGGACCGCCCCTGCATCCGCGCGACCGAAGCCTTCGCGGGCGCGGGCTATCCCGATTGCGAGGCGCTTCTGATCGTCGAGGTCGAGGGATCGGAGGCCGAGATCGACGAGCAACTCGGCAAGATCACCGCCATCGCACGGACCCACAATCCGGTCGAGCTGCGCGAGAGCGGGTCGCCCGAGGAATCGGCGCGGATCTGGCTCGGGCGAAAGTCGGCCTTCGGCGCGATGGGTCAGATCAACGACTACATCTGCCTCGACGGCACGATCCCGGTGAACGAGCTTCCGAAGGTTCTGGGCGGCATCCGCGACCTGTCCGGGAAATACGGCCTCGACGTCGCGAACGTGTTCCACGCGGGCGACGGCAACATGCATCCGCTGATCCTCTTCGATGCCAACAAGGAGGGCGATCTCGACAAGGCCGAGGAGATGGGGGCGGACATCCTGCGCCTCTGCGTCGAGGTGGGGGGGTGTCTCACCGGCGAGCACGGGGTGGGCGTCGAGAAGCGCGACCTGATGGAGGCGCAGTTCACCCCCGATGATCTCGAGGCGCAGCTGCGCGTGAAGGACGTCTTCGACCCTGACTGGCTTTTGAATCCTGCGAAGGTCTTTCCGCTTTCGGTGACGGAAACGCGCCGCATCGCCGCCGAATAG
- the glcF gene encoding glycolate oxidase subunit GlcF translates to MQTHFTPEQLADPATARSNEILRACVHCGFCTATCPTYQVLGDELDSPRGRIYLIKDMLENDRPADEKTVKHIDRCLSCLACMTTCPSGVHYMHLVDHARAHIEETYKRPWRDRALRWTLARILPYPGRFRLALLGARIGRPFARLMPDVRLRAMLEMAPDRIPAVSRNDDPQTFPAEGERKMRVALLTGCAQKALDTDINDATIRLLTRLGAEVVVARDMGCCGALVHHMGKESESHAAAKRNIRAWMGVKGEGGLDAVVVNTSGCGTTVKDYGHMLRNDPMAEEAAEISAKAKDVSEVLMELLPGDAPRGINQAREDIAGIDAAHAGETGDGPIRVAYHAACSLQHGQQIKTHPKTLLKRAGFEVVEPADSHLCCGSAGTYNLMQPEISADLKARKIRTLEAKAPQIIAAGNIGCMVQLAGGTKIPVVHTVELIDWATGGPRPSKLGSAPLDVPEPA, encoded by the coding sequence ATGCAGACCCATTTCACGCCCGAACAGCTTGCCGATCCCGCGACCGCGCGCAGCAACGAGATCCTGCGCGCCTGCGTCCATTGCGGTTTCTGCACGGCGACCTGTCCGACCTACCAGGTTCTGGGAGACGAGCTCGACAGCCCGCGCGGCCGGATCTACCTCATCAAGGACATGCTCGAGAACGACCGCCCGGCCGACGAGAAGACGGTCAAGCATATCGACCGCTGCCTGTCCTGCCTGGCCTGCATGACGACATGCCCTTCGGGCGTGCATTACATGCATCTCGTCGATCACGCGCGCGCCCATATCGAGGAGACCTACAAGCGGCCCTGGCGCGACCGGGCGCTGCGCTGGACGCTGGCGCGAATCCTGCCATATCCGGGGCGCTTCCGGTTGGCGTTGCTGGGGGCCAGGATCGGGCGGCCCTTCGCGCGGCTGATGCCGGACGTCCGGTTGCGCGCGATGCTCGAGATGGCACCTGACCGAATCCCCGCGGTCAGCCGCAACGACGACCCGCAGACCTTCCCGGCCGAGGGGGAGCGGAAGATGCGCGTGGCGCTGCTGACGGGATGCGCGCAGAAGGCGCTCGACACCGATATCAACGATGCCACGATCCGCCTTCTGACCCGCCTCGGGGCCGAGGTCGTCGTGGCGAGGGACATGGGATGTTGCGGCGCGCTCGTCCACCACATGGGCAAGGAGAGCGAGAGCCACGCGGCCGCGAAGCGCAACATCCGTGCCTGGATGGGCGTGAAGGGCGAGGGGGGGCTCGATGCCGTCGTGGTCAACACCTCTGGATGCGGGACGACCGTGAAGGATTACGGTCATATGCTTCGGAACGACCCGATGGCCGAGGAGGCCGCCGAGATCAGCGCCAAGGCCAAGGATGTGAGCGAGGTGCTGATGGAGCTTCTGCCCGGCGATGCGCCGCGCGGGATCAACCAGGCGCGTGAGGATATCGCCGGGATCGATGCGGCCCATGCGGGCGAGACAGGCGACGGGCCGATCCGCGTGGCCTATCACGCCGCCTGTTCGCTGCAGCATGGCCAGCAGATCAAGACGCATCCGAAGACGCTTTTGAAACGCGCGGGCTTCGAGGTGGTGGAGCCAGCAGACAGTCATCTCTGCTGTGGATCTGCGGGGACCTACAATTTGATGCAGCCTGAGATCTCGGCCGACCTGAAGGCGCGAAAGATCCGCACGCTCGAGGCGAAGGCACCGCAGATCATCGCGGCCGGGAATATCGGCTGCATGGTGCAGCTTGCCGGTGGCACGAAGATCCCCGTGGTGCATACGGTCGAATTGATCGACTGGGCCACGGGCGGCCCGCGTCCGTCCAAGCTCGGCAGTGCGCCGCTCGACGTGCCGGAACCCGCCTGA
- a CDS encoding Hsp20 family protein, which translates to MRSFDLAPLYRATVGFDQMADLMDRVMSDQSGAQTYPPYNIEKTGHDSWQIQIAVAGFADEELSVEQRENALIVSARKAEDDTQRTFLHRGIATRAFERRFALADHVRVTGASHANGMLDISLVREVPEALKPRRIEIAKGATVDSRRVEAEDA; encoded by the coding sequence ATGCGCAGTTTCGATCTTGCCCCGCTTTACCGTGCCACCGTCGGTTTCGACCAGATGGCCGACCTCATGGACCGCGTGATGTCCGACCAGAGCGGCGCGCAGACATACCCCCCATACAATATCGAGAAGACCGGCCACGATTCCTGGCAGATCCAGATCGCCGTCGCGGGTTTCGCCGACGAGGAGCTCTCTGTTGAGCAGCGTGAGAACGCGCTGATCGTCTCCGCCCGCAAGGCCGAGGACGACACGCAGCGCACGTTCCTGCATCGCGGGATCGCGACCCGTGCATTCGAGCGCCGCTTCGCGCTGGCCGACCATGTCCGCGTGACGGGCGCGTCCCACGCGAACGGCATGCTCGATATCTCGCTCGTGCGCGAGGTTCCCGAAGCGCTGAAGCCGCGCCGGATCGAGATCGCGAAGGGCGCGACCGTCGACAGCCGCCGCGTCGAAGCCGAAGACGCGTAA
- a CDS encoding DUF6446 family protein, producing MTGKILVLLIAAIGIVAAISVWYLQVYYYYENVDEGRNSVQIVRPDSEAPALLRAEEYHAIDANSSPIRYRACFEIAQPNVPGGALDRAREDFTPYPGAEPLNAPFWFDCFDAAGIGAMLEEGRAAAFLGTKNFAYGVDRIVAITDDGRGYVWHQPNNCGELAYDGSPVGEECPPREDVN from the coding sequence ATGACGGGAAAGATCCTCGTCCTGCTGATCGCGGCAATCGGTATCGTGGCCGCGATCTCGGTCTGGTACCTTCAGGTCTATTACTACTACGAGAATGTCGACGAGGGCCGCAATTCCGTGCAGATCGTGCGTCCGGACAGCGAGGCTCCGGCGCTTTTGCGAGCCGAGGAATACCATGCGATCGATGCCAATTCCTCGCCCATCCGGTATCGCGCCTGTTTCGAGATCGCGCAGCCGAACGTGCCGGGCGGGGCGCTGGACCGTGCGCGCGAGGATTTCACGCCCTATCCCGGGGCCGAACCGCTCAACGCGCCGTTCTGGTTCGACTGCTTCGACGCGGCCGGGATCGGCGCGATGCTGGAGGAGGGGCGCGCCGCCGCGTTCCTCGGGACCAAGAACTTCGCCTATGGCGTCGACCGCATCGTCGCGATCACCGACGACGGACGCGGCTATGTCTGGCACCAACCGAACAATTGCGGCGAGCTTGCCTATGACGGCAGTCCGGTGGGCGAGGAATGCCCCCCGCGAGAGGATGTGAACTGA
- the glcE gene encoding glycolate oxidase subunit GlcE, with translation MQDLAPATETELSEAIANSDGPLSIRGGATRGFAVRGRTLSTTRLSGIKLYEPGALTIVARAGTPLSEVEDALAAENQRLPFEPMDHRAILGTSGTPTIGGAVAMNASGPRRIVAGACRDCLIGVRFVDGTGKIVSNGGRVMKNVTGYDLVKMMAGSYGTLGVLSEVSFKVLPATPASATLSLRGLSPRAAVDAMSAALGSPYEVSAAAHLPGADPVTHLRLEGFEASVAYRAERLTAHLARHGTAEVETDAGKVAALWEEIRDARMFAGSGGDLWRISVKPSDGPRVTDALGDAPMLMDLAGGLVWASVAEGTDLRAAIAGMPGHATLFRASDEMRARMGTFHPAPPPLAAIARGLRARFDPRGILNPGLMDEAARDLEKA, from the coding sequence ATGCAAGATCTCGCACCCGCCACCGAGACGGAGCTTTCCGAGGCGATCGCGAATTCCGACGGCCCGCTGAGCATTCGCGGGGGCGCGACGCGCGGCTTCGCCGTTCGGGGGCGCACGCTGTCGACGACACGGCTTTCGGGAATCAAGCTTTACGAACCCGGCGCACTGACCATCGTGGCACGTGCGGGCACGCCGCTTTCCGAGGTCGAGGACGCCCTCGCCGCCGAGAACCAGCGCCTGCCGTTCGAGCCGATGGATCATCGCGCGATCCTCGGCACCTCCGGCACGCCCACGATCGGAGGGGCCGTCGCGATGAATGCGAGCGGTCCGCGCCGGATCGTGGCCGGGGCCTGCCGCGACTGCCTGATCGGCGTGCGGTTCGTCGACGGCACCGGCAAGATCGTCAGCAATGGCGGGCGCGTGATGAAGAACGTCACCGGCTACGACCTCGTCAAGATGATGGCGGGCAGCTACGGGACGCTCGGCGTCCTGAGCGAGGTGAGCTTCAAGGTGCTGCCCGCGACCCCCGCAAGCGCGACGCTGAGCCTTCGCGGGCTTTCGCCGCGCGCGGCGGTCGATGCGATGTCCGCGGCGCTCGGCTCGCCCTACGAGGTATCGGCGGCGGCGCATCTGCCGGGCGCGGATCCGGTCACCCATCTGAGGCTCGAAGGGTTCGAGGCCTCGGTCGCCTATCGGGCCGAACGGCTGACCGCGCATCTGGCGCGACACGGCACGGCCGAGGTGGAAACGGATGCAGGCAAGGTCGCCGCACTCTGGGAGGAGATCCGGGACGCACGGATGTTCGCGGGAAGCGGCGGCGATCTCTGGCGAATTTCGGTCAAGCCGTCCGACGGCCCGCGGGTGACGGACGCGCTGGGTGACGCGCCCATGCTGATGGACCTCGCGGGCGGCCTCGTCTGGGCATCGGTCGCGGAAGGGACGGATCTGCGTGCGGCCATCGCGGGGATGCCGGGCCACGCGACGCTGTTCCGTGCCTCGGACGAGATGCGCGCGCGGATGGGCACGTTCCACCCGGCACCGCCGCCGCTTGCCGCGATCGCGCGTGGCCTTCGCGCGCGGTTCGATCCGCGTGGCATCCTCAATCCCGGCCTCATGGACGAGGCCGCGAGAGACCTCGAGAAAGCCTGA
- a CDS encoding serine protease, with protein MTGFLRAACVAFIAMTTSAGAQGAWVQVEAQPSEAEAIDAARRYALRLDEVNGFRIGNTRWYAIALGPFTEAEAAETRARLRAARLIPGDAFLSDGTSYRAQFWPDEAMPERVALEPRREAAPRGETRAEALRSERLLSASERRELQVALRGAGFYEGGIDGAFGRGTREAMQAWQAARGFDATGVMTIAERAALIEEYDTVLDGLGMRRVADDVAGIAIDMPTERVAFDRYAPPFARYVARDDGDAAQVLLISQRGDGATLRGLYAVMQTLEIVPEEGPREMRERDFTLVGRGDGIVSHTEARLDDGRIKGFTVVWPEGDEARRTRIVEEMRTSFAIDRDTVMDDDEAEPSEDQGIDLLAGLTIRRPDLLRSGFYVSQTGHVLTTADATAGCARVTLDRDIEARVVDSDADLGLSLLAPEQPLAPRSQATFLNAVPRLDAAVVLSGFSFDGALGAPSLTYGTLADLRGLDGEEGKRRLTLAARSGDAGGPVLDGSGAVLGMLLATDTAGGRTLPENVAFAADADALRKFLSENGISADLPAFAPTSRRQIEDHARDMTVLVGCWN; from the coding sequence ATGACCGGATTTCTTCGCGCCGCCTGCGTGGCGTTCATCGCGATGACGACGAGCGCCGGGGCCCAGGGCGCCTGGGTGCAGGTCGAGGCACAGCCGAGCGAGGCCGAGGCGATCGACGCCGCGCGCCGCTATGCCCTGCGCCTGGACGAGGTGAACGGTTTCCGGATCGGCAATACGCGCTGGTACGCCATCGCCCTCGGCCCCTTCACCGAAGCCGAGGCCGCCGAGACGCGCGCGCGGCTCAGGGCCGCGCGCCTCATCCCCGGCGACGCGTTTCTGAGCGACGGGACCAGCTATCGCGCGCAGTTCTGGCCGGACGAGGCGATGCCCGAACGCGTCGCACTCGAACCCCGCCGCGAGGCCGCCCCACGGGGCGAGACGCGGGCCGAGGCGCTCCGGTCGGAACGCCTTCTCTCCGCCTCCGAACGACGCGAGCTTCAAGTCGCCCTGCGCGGCGCGGGATTCTACGAAGGCGGGATCGACGGCGCATTCGGTCGCGGCACCCGCGAGGCGATGCAGGCATGGCAGGCAGCGCGCGGCTTCGACGCGACGGGTGTGATGACCATAGCCGAGCGGGCCGCGCTCATCGAGGAATACGATACCGTTCTCGACGGTCTGGGGATGAGGCGCGTCGCCGACGATGTCGCGGGCATCGCGATCGACATGCCGACCGAGCGTGTGGCCTTCGACCGCTACGCGCCGCCATTCGCGCGATACGTCGCGCGCGATGACGGTGACGCGGCGCAGGTGCTGCTCATCAGCCAACGGGGCGACGGGGCCACGCTGCGTGGCCTCTACGCTGTCATGCAGACACTCGAGATCGTGCCGGAAGAAGGTCCGCGCGAGATGCGCGAGCGCGATTTCACGCTGGTCGGGCGCGGCGATGGCATCGTTTCGCATACCGAGGCGCGGCTGGACGATGGCCGGATCAAGGGCTTCACGGTCGTCTGGCCCGAAGGCGACGAGGCGCGGCGCACCCGCATCGTCGAGGAAATGCGCACGAGCTTCGCGATCGACCGCGACACGGTGATGGACGACGACGAAGCGGAACCTTCGGAAGATCAGGGCATCGACCTGCTCGCCGGTCTGACGATCCGCAGGCCCGACCTGCTGCGGTCGGGCTTCTACGTCTCGCAGACGGGTCACGTGCTGACGACGGCGGATGCCACCGCGGGATGCGCGCGCGTGACGCTCGACCGCGATATCGAGGCGCGCGTGGTCGACAGCGACGCGGATCTCGGCCTCTCCCTCCTGGCGCCCGAACAACCGCTGGCCCCACGCAGCCAGGCGACGTTCCTGAATGCCGTTCCGCGCCTCGATGCGGCCGTCGTGCTTTCGGGGTTCAGCTTCGACGGGGCGCTGGGCGCGCCATCCCTGACCTACGGCACGCTTGCCGATCTGCGGGGGCTCGACGGAGAGGAGGGCAAGCGCCGACTGACACTCGCGGCGCGGTCGGGCGATGCGGGTGGTCCGGTTCTCGACGGGTCGGGCGCGGTGCTCGGCATGCTGCTGGCGACCGATACCGCAGGCGGCAGGACCCTCCCCGAGAACGTGGCCTTCGCCGCCGATGCGGATGCCCTGCGGAAGTTCCTGTCCGAGAACGGCATCAGTGCCGATCTTCCCGCCTTCGCGCCGACCTCGCGCCGGCAGATCGAGGATCACGCCCGCGACATGACCGTGCTCGTGGGCTGCTGGAACTGA
- the glyS gene encoding glycine--tRNA ligase subunit beta translates to MPDLLIELFSEEIPARMQAQASRDLRRLVTDGLVEAGITYAHAGAFATPRRLTLALEGLLERSPDTREERKGPKVGAPDKAVEGFARGAGVAREDLEARDTGKGEVYFAVIERPGRPVAEIVAEVLESAIRTFPWPKSMRWGTGTLRWVRPLHRILCILTREDGHEVVDLSLDGIVASDVTEGHRFMAPGEIRVTGFEDYEAKLRRAKVLIDPEERAETIWNDATNLAFASGAEIVEDRALLSEVAGLVEWPVTLMGRIDEAYLDLPPEVLQTSMREHQKFFSVRDPKTGRITRFVTVANRETADDGATILSGNQRVLAARLADAAFFWQNDLAVARDGKMQPWIDNLATVTFHAKLGTEADRTARIAALARELASSVGADPDMAEQAAKLAKADLTSEMVYEFPELQGVMGQYYAREAGFPDEVATAVAEHYAPLGPSDIVPTAPVSVAVSLAEKIDKLTGFWAIDEKPTGSKDPYALRRAALGVIRLLLLNELRLRLFDDGIVSKTDFFHAESEVGLVGPKPEEYGPDLLAFIHDRLKVHLRDEGIRHDVIDACLAMPGNDDLTLLVKRVRALGQFLQTEDGTNLLQGFKRANNILTQAEGQDGVEYSFGADAKFAETDEERALFAALDAEGPKIEAAMRDEAFGTAMSSLAALRAPIDAFFDNVQVNADSQIVRRNRLNLLSRIRALCLDVADLARVEG, encoded by the coding sequence ATGCCCGACCTTCTGATCGAACTTTTCTCCGAAGAGATCCCCGCCCGGATGCAGGCGCAGGCCTCGCGCGATCTGCGTCGCCTCGTGACGGATGGCCTTGTCGAGGCCGGGATCACCTATGCCCATGCCGGGGCGTTCGCGACGCCGCGCCGCCTGACGCTCGCGCTCGAAGGGTTGCTCGAACGCTCGCCTGACACGCGGGAGGAGCGCAAGGGTCCGAAGGTCGGCGCGCCCGACAAGGCTGTCGAGGGCTTCGCCCGCGGTGCCGGGGTCGCACGCGAGGATCTCGAGGCGCGGGATACGGGCAAGGGCGAGGTCTATTTCGCCGTCATCGAACGTCCGGGCCGCCCCGTGGCCGAGATCGTGGCCGAAGTGCTCGAGAGCGCGATCCGCACTTTCCCCTGGCCGAAATCGATGCGCTGGGGAACGGGCACGCTGCGCTGGGTGCGCCCGCTGCATCGCATCCTCTGCATTCTGACGCGCGAGGACGGGCACGAGGTCGTGGATCTTTCGCTCGACGGTATAGTGGCGAGCGACGTCACCGAGGGGCACCGCTTCATGGCCCCGGGCGAGATCCGCGTCACGGGCTTCGAGGATTACGAGGCCAAGCTCCGCCGTGCCAAGGTGCTGATCGACCCCGAGGAACGCGCCGAGACGATCTGGAACGACGCCACGAACCTTGCCTTCGCGAGCGGGGCCGAGATCGTCGAGGACCGCGCGCTGCTCTCCGAGGTCGCGGGCCTCGTCGAATGGCCGGTGACGTTGATGGGTCGGATCGACGAGGCCTATCTCGACTTGCCGCCGGAGGTTCTCCAGACCTCCATGCGCGAGCATCAGAAGTTCTTTTCGGTGCGCGATCCGAAAACGGGCCGCATCACCCGCTTCGTGACTGTCGCCAACCGCGAGACGGCGGATGACGGTGCGACGATCCTGTCGGGCAACCAGCGCGTGCTGGCCGCGCGCCTCGCCGATGCGGCGTTCTTCTGGCAGAACGACCTTGCCGTCGCGCGGGACGGCAAGATGCAGCCCTGGATCGACAACCTCGCCACCGTGACATTCCATGCCAAGCTCGGGACCGAGGCCGACCGCACCGCCCGCATCGCGGCGCTGGCACGCGAACTCGCCTCCTCCGTCGGGGCCGATCCGGACATGGCGGAGCAGGCGGCAAAGCTCGCCAAGGCCGACCTGACATCCGAGATGGTCTATGAATTCCCCGAACTGCAGGGGGTCATGGGGCAGTATTATGCCCGCGAGGCGGGTTTTCCCGACGAGGTCGCGACCGCCGTGGCCGAACATTACGCGCCGCTCGGGCCGTCGGACATCGTGCCGACCGCGCCGGTTTCGGTCGCCGTGTCGCTGGCCGAGAAGATCGACAAGCTCACGGGCTTCTGGGCGATCGACGAGAAGCCGACGGGATCGAAGGACCCCTATGCGCTGCGGCGGGCGGCGTTAGGTGTCATTCGGCTTCTTCTGCTTAACGAACTTCGACTACGGCTCTTTGATGACGGCATTGTCTCGAAGACGGATTTCTTTCACGCAGAAAGTGAAGTTGGTCTTGTCGGCCCGAAACCGGAAGAATACGGGCCGGATCTTCTCGCCTTCATCCACGACCGCCTGAAGGTCCATCTTCGCGACGAGGGTATCCGTCACGACGTGATCGACGCCTGTCTCGCCATGCCGGGCAACGACGACCTGACGCTGCTGGTCAAGCGTGTCCGCGCGCTGGGGCAGTTCCTCCAAACCGAGGACGGGACGAATTTGCTGCAAGGGTTCAAGCGCGCCAACAACATCCTGACACAGGCCGAGGGGCAGGACGGCGTCGAATATTCCTTCGGCGCGGACGCGAAATTCGCCGAAACGGACGAGGAACGCGCGCTGTTCGCAGCCCTCGACGCGGAGGGGCCGAAGATCGAGGCCGCGATGCGCGACGAGGCGTTCGGCACCGCCATGTCCTCGCTTGCCGCACTGCGTGCGCCGATCGACGCATTCTTCGACAACGTGCAGGTCAATGCCGATTCGCAGATCGTCCGGCGCAACCGGCTGAACCTGCTGAGCCGCATTCGCGCGCTCTGCCTCGACGTGGCGGATCTCGCCCGGGTCGAGGGCTGA